The sequence below is a genomic window from Acanthopagrus latus isolate v.2019 chromosome 12, fAcaLat1.1, whole genome shotgun sequence.
GTATTGGATCCTCATGGTAACCCTGGGTTTTCTTGGACATTGTTTCCTAAAAGGCAACCTCAACGCTGCCTACTACGGCATTGTTAAAGATGGCAACATAGCATACCTAAATCATCTCTTTGTCTCCATTCCCTCTCTTTCCTGATGCTCTACACCACAGAGTCTTCTGACctgctttctgctgctgcaaatGTACTGTTTGCATGAAGAACTGCAGCGTGGACTGTATGAAACAGCATGCTGCTCATTTCTTGGTCATTCTTCCCAAAGAACTGTCCCCTCTGCAGGGTATCAATGACTGAGGTGTTACAGTTGGCAAGGAGAATGCTCACCTTGATCTCATTATATTCCTTGACCAGCCCCTTAAATGTGGCCATGCCTGTTGAGTCTATGAAAGGCATGGCAGAGCAGTCTAAAACTATCGTGTGGAAATCCAGTTCTCTTTGGACGAGTGCGATAATGACCTCGCCGTTGTTTTTATCCCCATTTGccttggtttgttttgtggatATGTCTTTGgccttcttctctgcctttctcctcTTAGTCATCTCTAAGAAAGGCTCCACTCCAACAGCTTTGTAGAGGGATTTGAGAAATGAGTCCTTGTTGGCATAGTAGAGGGGAGCCTGGAAGCGGAAGACCTGAACCCGAGGTGGAGGCGTGAGGTCCTTGTACTCGTCCATGTCCTCGTAAAGATCAGTGTCATGGGCCCGCCCCAGGAGGGAGACCTGGCATCAGATGATATGAGATCATGAGCTTTCAGCTTTCAGCCTTCAAAACCTCTATCAGCATCAAATCAATTACTCACCTTAGGATTCTGGGTCTTAAAGATGATGCAGGTCATTGAAAAAACTACTCCGACCAGGAGGCCCAGCTCCACGCTGATCAAAGCTGTAGCTGACATCGCGACCAGCCACACTATAGCATCGTTTTTACTGGCACGCCATTTAGCTGGGACGTCCTTGAACTTCCTCAGAGCCCCCCGAAGGCTGACGATTATGATACAAGCAAGAACGCACTTCTGGAGATCGTAGAAGAAGGGtgcgaagaagaggaggacgagaagGACAACCAGGGCACTGATCAAACTTGATACCTGACGGAGGAGTGCAGAAATGAAGAGATAGATCAGCCACATTattaaaaccacagatgtgAGGTGaaaaacattgatcatcttgtcaCAATGCCATGTTCTGCTAGGAAAGCTTGGGTCACCACTTGAGACACAACGCCCATCTAAACACTCTTGCAGACTAAATACACCAACTCACGGCAATGGCACTACCCGATGGCAGTGGCGCCCCAGAAGGACAAAGAGCCCTGACAAACCACTAAAACTTTTCAGAAATGGcttgaagaaaacaacaaagaaccCAGGGCATTAACTGAGCTTCCAAGTTCTCCAGATCCAAATCTGATGTTTAGTGTTAAGTGAACATCTTCCTCAATGTTAACATGAACAGGATATAAACAGCATTGGTCTACACCATTTCATATGTTTCCACATGTTTCATCCTTGTTAAGAAAATAAAGGTagtgagaacatttttaaatgtgaaccTATTACCTCCCATAAAGCATGTTTTCCACCTGAATacacaaagcaaagaaaatgtttggacCAATTATTAGATAAACAGTTTTGACCATTTTCAGAAGTGTGAAATTCACCTGTGTCTGGCAGCCTGTTGAGTCCTTCACCATGGTTTTTGCCAGTGCTGCGCTGGTGGTGAAACAGTGGAAGAAGGAAGGGACGATGTTGCACAAGCTAATGGCCAGCATCTCCTGGTTAGGACGAACCGTGTAGCCGTTTTTCTTGGCAAACATCTCGGACAGCGACACTGTGAAAGCAAAACTGCAAGACAAAATGAGAGTTTGTTTAGTTCCTTTTAGACCTGATGTAAATAAACATTCAGAGTGGTCATATTCAATTGTTCATCATCCAAGAACCATTCAACAAAAGCTTAAgtaaaatagcattttttttgttcctgttcttTTACTATTTAGGGAAAGATAACAGTATTTCTGCATTCATAAGTGTTGTTACATTAGGACTTAAGTATTGTCTAGCAATGGCATACATAATCCATTTGAAGATGTATTAAAAAGCTATTAAATGAGTGCTTCCCATCATTCCCGGTTACTTTCCTTTTTCTAGAGCTGAAACAGTACAGAAGGAAATGTCCatagttgtttgtttcttgggGTGAAAGTGCAATGAGATCTCAATCTAGGCAATTGGGAACATATTATTGCCTGACAGTAATCAAGCTACTAAACTACATCTGTAACTGTCCAGATAAGAGACACACATCGGTGCCAAGCAAACATGTTGTTAAATTTGTTGTACATTACCTTATGACTGCCAGAGGAATGGCATCCAGTGCCACCCGCTGCATAAGACCAAAGCTGGGCACCTGGGGAGGAATGAACCCTGTGGGGATGTGACCGGAAACACTGGAGCTGTAACGACTGTTCAGCTCCCCAAAATGGCTGGCCAGTGTAGCTCCTGCAACTACTATCAGCTCAGTCGGCAGAGGGATCTTCAGACGATCCTTGTAGCGCTCCTGGATTTCTTTCCCTGCCACTAAAATGAAGATTCAGTGTTATTCTATGATAAAGCAAATTACAAATCTGAATTTGAATCTAATAGGAAGGATACAACATCAAGGTCTTACCTAATATAGAGATACAGATGGCACTAGTGATGAGGTCACACAGGTTGGTTCTATGAATGTTGGCAAAGATGTTAATCCAGGTGATGACAACTGTGCCATAGCCCTGGTGACGGGGAATCTTTAGACCCAACAGGTATTTAGCCTGCACGGTCAGGATGGTGAAAGAGGCTCCAGTAGCAAAACCATCCAGCATAGGAGACGAAAGGTAAACAGAGACGAAACCTAGCCGAAACACAGCCATCAAGAGCTGGTGGGGAGATTAAGATGTGgagcaggaaggaagaggacggttagaaacaaatgaaataatagttagaaacaaaatatcaacaatgAGCAGATAGATTGACCACTATATAGGTATGTATATTATAGCCAATATAATtcaaggaaacacatttttggttcAATCAATAGAGTAACATCTCCAGCACTGTGTATTATGTCACCCATATACATTTGTACATACACGTGGATTGTTCTGTGTGCACtagatacaaacaaaatgagaacCAACACTTAAAAACATGGCTCTTCAGAAAACTCTTTAAAAACTGCAGAGGTTGCCTTTAATTCAGATATAGAGTCTCATGCATTAGCACTTTGTTTCTTTACCTGATAGATGCCAGCCAGGAATGTAAGAGCAGTAGCGATGCTGATGGCGTAGCACTCCTTCTCGCACTGCAGACCCATTAGCTCCACGCTGTGAGGTTTACCAGTTGTGAGGTTAGTGCCCAGGGTGGCATTAAACACATCCGGGACAGAGGCTTTGGAGTCCTCATTGAGATCAAAGCCTGCCAGGTATAGCTCCTTATCCACCACCTGCAGGCAAGGAGAAACCGCCAGCAACAACTGATCAATGATCTTACTTGACCTGTTTTCCAGGGACCAGTATTAACAGgaatagaattttaaaaaaaaatccctccaaCATGTCATTAATGACCCAAATTGTATGATCGTTGCTTGCTACTTGTGATCCATTACCTGTCCGACCATGAGGCTCATGAGGCTGAAGATCCCCACGCTGACATGTCTGGACGTCCCCATGAGGAAGTAGATGATGTTGGCGTAAAACGAGGTGTATAAACCATAGATGGGCTCCACTCCTGCCAGCAAGCAGTAGGCAATGGCCTGCGGCACCAAGATGATACCAACGATCATGCCGGACATGAGATCGCCCCAGACGTACTCTCTGAGCTTGTATTTTGGAAGCCAGCGCACCACGGGGAAGAACCCGGTAAGGGTGGATCGCACTCTGGGCACGGAGCATGTCGCGCTCTGCTTCAGCTTGGATTTGAGGACTGACACTGTGGGCTCTCGCTGGCGAACCCGTCGTTCCAGGAGAGGCGGCAGGGCTGGTCCAGTGTCTGTGGTCTTGGTGGCTTCCTCCATGGTCTTaggggggaagaggaggcagcaaggtgagaggaagagggaggggatgTAGATAATGTGGTCAGCTTCGCTCCTGGGAGATCATCATTAAGGGAAAtaggagagggagagaacagacAGGGAAAAAGAAACAGTCAACATCAGTGGAGATGCCTTCAGTCAGGAGATAAGATATTGTATCTTCCTGTATACACTAAGCATGATTGCCATGCTGCGTCTGAATTCTGGGGAGTTCAGACATTTACTGTACTTTGTAGCAACACTGCTGCCATTTCTGTCGTATTCTAGATCTGCACTGAGGAAATCACACCCAATCACCTGGCTCTGACCCCAAACACAAGGGATCATAGCGTGAGTGAGACACTGACTTTAACAAGTGAAAGTGGAGCAGAATAACATTACATCTTGGCTGAGAGCCTCTGAGAGCCTTGCAGAATCAGTGAGTCACCTCTACAGACTTTTGTGTGATGGCAtctttttattgctttgttgcatttattttctttatttttattcattttctttaatgtgatagtcttttttattgcttttattattattatttcatttccacaaaTCAAACTGTAGACAACTGTTCTCTTAACCTTCAATGAATAGTTATGATTCTAGATCACCTGACCTACTTGTTAAACATGTCACTATACTGATACCAGTGCAGCAGTCCTTGGTGGTTATCTTTACCCTTATGGTGTTGTGGTCTGATATGCGGGTTGAGGTTGAGTAAGGACAGGGTTATTATAAACGTATTGCCATGCATGATGGGAGGATTACGGAAATGTCCGTATAAGGACAGCACTAAAGGTCATGACCCCTGTCACCAATGGAATCAGTCTTGGTGCTGCTTTTGGAGACTATAAATCtctaaaagaggaaaatgatgcaaacattgtgacatttatttgttttgaatagCAGCTTAGCTCTAAACAGTCATCGGTAAGTCAAGAGGCTAGGCCAAATGACGACGTATGTGAGGCCCTAACTTAGCGCCACAGTGAGGCTGATCTCAGCAACTATTCAAATGTATCCAGGTTTCCAAGATGATAAGTATTAATGAttttggtgatcccctgactttcccCCTCGAACCACCATTAGGGTAACACTTGTAGTTTTTGTCTTAAAAATGCCAGGAAATTAGTGAAACTCGTGCCCCCGTCAGGTTGAATTAAATTTTAAGGCAGTATTGTATCCTACAGTTGTCACGTGATGGTCTAAATTATTTTTTAGCCGGTTGGGCTTTTTAACCTATAACTGTCTCTATAAATGAAAGACGCAGATCAACACATCCATGACACTTGTGACTGAAGCTTGTGATTGGCGGGTCGCAGAGGGCCTCTCTCATAAGATCAAATTATTTTCAGTAGCAGCTGGTCTCAGCTGAGATAACCATGTCACAGATATCATAAAACACTATAAATGACGTGTTATCAGCCTCTGCCATCATAGCAACTCTGGTATGTGCTGTGATTTAGACTTCCTGTGGCAGCGCCAGCAGCTCTCATGGACTGATATGATGGGGGGATAAAGAATGAGGAGTACTTTGAGTAATTATTATGTCTACATACAGCagatttgttattttgcagttattttACACATACTGAAGTttaatgtatctttttttttcaatttgatgATTTTTCCACTCCCTTCAGGACAGTAATCGTTACTTAATGTGCATGGGAATGACCCTTTAAATCGATGCAACCTTAGTTTTTTGCTACATAGAAAGGCACAGGAGATAAATAATGAGCATAAGCTTTGAGGTACAACACACAGAGACCGAAAACTTAAGAGCTACCCCGCATTTGTGTTTAACACTCCTGCCAACAGATAAAAACCATCCACCGAAACAAGGTTTTCTttcactgagagaaacacacacacctgattaACTGCTAGACATGAGGGGAGTCACACTGAGGACCTTCTTGAATGAAAGGGTTTAATTTACCTTAGTGTCAGTGCTGAAAACAATTGATTAAAGCCGCCCGTCAACCATTTCTAATCAATGTGCTCGGCCTTTAATCATGTGATATAAAAGCACCTCAGCACTGCTTAGAAATGACCTGAAAGCGTCCTCTGAGGGTGGGAAGCACGCTATTCATGTGTAGCTGAAATCTTTTCCAGTCAATCATGTTAAAGGAGCGAAAATAAAAGCGTGACTTCACAGATGAAACATCACCGTGTGACAGGAAGCTGATATTCGTCATGTAAGGTCTTCGGTAGCAAAGAAACAATATCGTCCATATTCAGTCTACTGCAGTTAATTAACCCAGAAGGTaatttttccttcttttatcTTGCATGTGCAGATTTAAAGAGAAATCAAGTGTGATTGTGTCGGCCAAAAGTACCAAAATATGTCCAACCTTTAAAAACCTGATTCCTAATCTGGTGACAAATAttgcgacttttgaaaaaaaaaacccttaggGACTAcacactgaacaacatttttctgactTGAAGACAGAACAGGTGGttttaaaaagatgcaaatGACACATTCATGTTGAACTTGTAAAGCCAGGAGTCAAGagattattttcaatatttgacattaaagtcacatcacatcgttttggggaagacattttaatcagaagtgaCAGAtcttcagtgatttattttctgcctaaacaaactaaataaaccgtcttagttttcatgactgaatgatttgttcatatgtgtcagaccctgccaccttctaGCTTGAAATGATGTtcaggggaccttatttccctttGAGAAcacttatttattcagttatggaaaaaaaaatatatttctgagtttgtatttttaccccattaatattcaaaatatCTAAATCCTGagttttgaatttcttctagTGCCCTGTTGAGGAAAATCATAAAGGGCTGGAACCAGTAATTGCTATGACAATTATCTACTCAAGTGACACAGATGTCAGACAGTTCGTATTGAAAAATGACTCaagtgaaaatacaaaacttaATTCATTAAAGACTATTTCTGAAAAACAGTTACTTAGCTTcatatctgtgtttcatgtgtttcatatgTACTGACCAACATGTCTCCAGCTCAGTAACGCTCTCCACACTGAAATCCAAGTCAAACTGATCCAAACTACAGCAGAACTGTACGATACCCTGCCATTCTCACCTGTCCAGATGTGGTTATTATAGAATACTTCCTGCCTGAACGACAGTTAATGATTGTGAATTCACTCAAAACGGTGCATCACAAATCCCAACCTGACTGCCTCCAGTTACAGTATAACTACACTGAATGCATCAGTGTTCTCTTCGACATTTAAATCCAAATGGTAAGAACACACAGTTCCGTTCAGTGAAGTGTCTCAACAAACTCACCTGCAGAGTCAGAGCCGCAGGGACAAACAGGACCACAAGTGTCTGATGTGTCGTATGTTGATCAGCTCAGCCTtaacttcttcctctctctccctctccctttcacCCTCTTAACGTCCcgccctctctctgtctctgatgtCATCTGAGCAGTCAGACCGCAGGAGATCTGAGTGATCTCTGCTGGATAAATAGGAAGATAAGAGCAGCCCTTTGCTCACCCCTCACACTGGTTCTTATTGGCTCGATCAGCAGGCGTGGGTGGGCCATGGCACCGTTGACTTAAAAACTGAcaggcatttgtgtgtgtgtgtgtgtgtgtgcttactaCTTATTACTGACACTGTGGAAACTTCCTTTTGGACACAAAATGCCAGTCCAGTTGTGgtaaatcattacattttaggGTGAAGATTTGGTTCATGGTTACTGGAAGGTTCAGTTAGATATGATGTGTATAATGTGTAAACATTTATACCTAAAAACAACTTGTTGTGTACCGACGTTGTCCAAAATCTTTCCAACGATCTGTAATTTTATTCAGCGGAACAGTGGGTTTCATTGGGTCAGCTGTCACTGCAACTGATgtggaaacatcagatgatgcGTCggagagtgaaggaggaagcTGGTCAATGCAACAGATGTACTTTGAATAAAACTTAAACATTACCTCGTCCGTTAACATCTCTACCTGAGTCATGCAGAATAGATTTTCGGCGTGGCAGTGGAGGCTGTTAAACAATGAAGACAGCatctcccatgatcccacgctaccTCACAACGTCATCAAaccagtcttttgttttcaccgATAAATGGCACGTTAAATACCTGGATCAAGGCTTGGCATTTATCTGCCCGGCTGCCGGCTATCATGCttgtgaagtgaaaatgagCATAGACTCGTATGTCAGCTTGTCACACTGTTTAAATACATCTTGCGGAATGAGTGGATTACATAGTAAACATGAGATAAGCCGCAGCTGAACAAGTGCTGCTGTTATCTGTGTGACCTGCAACAGACACAACCTGTATCTGTCTTAAACACTCACATCAGGGACGGGATAAGTGCTGTGTGCTTATCAAAAGTGGAACTAACAGGTAAAACATGTCTATCTAGAGTAAATAGATTGTTTCTCATTTATTATAAAAGCATCTAACGATGAAATCAATGCTTATAAACAGGCGTTAGTGATGCACCTAATTTTGAGATATAGAGGGTATATGGTGTGCTTAAAAAAAGTTATAGTTGGCAGAACATTTACTTTACATATTACATTTCTGACCAGCCTTTTCCATtgtgatttttgtcttttccagagAACCGCATGTTTCCATTTATATCATCATGGTGTAAAATCTCCTGGCACAGACTTGTGACTGGACTTGTGACTTGTGACTCTTCAGAGGGTAAGTGAACATCTCATTTCTACATGTGGCTATTTGGTTCAGATGGTTTTAAGTAACAGTAATAAAAGAATATATGATGTTAAATGTGGATCATCTTTGGGACTCACTGCAAGTGGGggaaactgacaaaacaaggaaaacaactgacaacaaGCTGCAGCACTTGGTGGTGAAACCCATTTTACAGGAGGGATAGGTATAAACACTGGTACAGTCTGTCACTCACTTACAGTCTGGGCAAGGAAGCTGCTGGACTTCAGCGGCCTCAGTGGAGGCATTTTCGAGGTGTTGAGTACCTGCATGAAATAATCTTAACCATCTAATCTTTAGGATGAACTGACTACACtcaatcaccatcatcactgaATGAATCAGAACTGCTGACAGCTCATCAGTGATGACTTTCTGGTTGAAAGCATACTGTCACGTGTAAGCCAGATAAACAATCACCACCAATACTTAACAGCTTTACCTCTGATAGGATATGTCTGTATTGAACTGGACATGGGGGGGGGGCTATTTTCTATAATTTCCAGGAAAAATGCAAGCAAGTTAATATCAATCACTGATAAGAAAGAGtttctgttttaaagaaatCTGATTAACATTCACTGTATGAGACAAAAGTGGGtctgtgcatgtgcgtgtgggtgtgtccCTGTGCATTATATGCTTGTATGAATGGCGTCATTGTCAGTGTGACGACATGGCAGTTTCTTTATGTCCATCTAAAAGAGTCAGTCACAGTTAAGCTTAGGGTCACATTAGGAACAAGCTACTGAAACATCAAGGGGGAGGGGGCTGCTATTTggtatatgtgtgttttgtgtgtgtacagtatatgtgtttAGGTTTTTTTGACACTATCCACGCACAATGTGACAGACATTTTGCTTTGAGATGATAGAGCCAAACCAGAGTAGGATGTTAGGAGTTTCTGTGTgccttctttcctttttctgactCCTCACTTCAAGGCAAGTAACCCCACTCAACCTCAGAGGACAACTgcactgcccctttaaatccACCGGCAGCATCCTTCTGGCatgtcatcttcatcacatcacgATTTCTGGACACAGCTCGAGAGACAAGTGAAACGAGGGAGGACTCACCTGGAGAGAAGGAGCAGCTTGAATGCAGACGGGAGGTAGCATGGGCCATGCCTCCCTGACTGGTGCCTCTGCCTCCACCATCAGTCTGTTTCCCTCTGTACCGCCGtccactctgctgctccctGACTGCTCCTGGCttcttcctgcttcctcctgcaAAGCATGATGGGAGAAGCACCCccctgtgttgttgctgtctgCGGATTGGAGCggagcagagggggaggggagagagggactGCTGGCAGTGGGTGACGGTTACCATGGTGACTAAGCCCCTATGTGTGCAGGGATGACATCCTCTCCTAACTCCTGCTCCACTCCTGTATTATATCAATGACAGAACAATgtattaatttaaatttttctgaaaaatgttttcagctcaTTGAATCTATTCTGCACGGTATCTGATGCAATAAAGTTATCAAATCATATCTTTTTAAAGTTATATGCTGTTCAAAGTGTGTACCTCACAGCTTATTATAAAAGCAAAAACTGTCCATCCATATTTATGTACTTTCTCTGCTATTGAGAAATCTTTACCAGGTAAATAAAGCTTAGTTAATGAtgcctttaaaggtgcaatatgtaagaattttagttgaaaaacACCCAAAAGTcaactaaaatgatcaaaagcCTGTAAAGAAATAACAGCTGTTCTGAGCTCCCAGCCCCGACCGCtagatgcacagctaactgagctaaggAGCTAATGGCAGGTAcagttagctgcagttagcagttttctctggtgatatgctggcCCCTATTTGTTTgtagtatgaatttgacaggtttGTATGTTTACTCACCAAATCTACACCATAAGTGGTATCAGCCTGTGATATCTAGCATTTGGTGATATCTTATCTCATGAAATAACCAAGAGCTACAAGCCTGTGTAAGCACAACATAAATAGCATATCTGTGCTCCATTATAATCCAAAAACTACCACAAAGACATCAGTGACTGGAGTTTATTTTGCACTATCCTGTGGCCCGAAATACTCACCAGAGTGCCTAATGTGTATAACTACACCACTGAAAATAGACCCTGCATAAAGGTTTCCATCTGTTTGAGCGACGTTAGCTTAAAACTGCAGTGCTCTAGTTAATGATTCAgcctatttttaaaatgaaaatgtatattaCAGACTAAGTTCATTTCAACCACAGCAGTGCTCTTTATGGAAGAACAAGCGCAACTTTTTCCACCTTCCCTCTGCAGATTTAATTATCTCAAACCAGCAGCCGTGAACCATTAGGCCAACGCTGCACATTTTAAACTTtccacaacaacagctgagaCTTTCctcttgttgttgctgttgttgctatATCATTTGCGTTATCTAATGCACTGACACTGATCTTGATCTGTACAGACTCATTTACTATCTATTGACTATCTATCTATACGTGTGCTGCTGTGCAATACACTGGTACTCAATTACACCGAGAGAGCTTGATAGTGTCTTTTTAACATATGGTCAATGCTTTAGTAAACTGACACTTAGACCAGTGCATTTCTGGTGCCTTTGCCCTTATCTCCAGAGTGCTGGTTGTCCTAGAGAACTGGTCAGGCAAGCAGGATTCAAGAGGATCCAGTGTGAATCCAGGTAGCAGGAATTCAGGAGATGTATGATATGTGTGACAAGGTCAAGCACTGCCGAAAAATACAATGTTTCACTGGTGTTGATTGATGTGCATATTCCCAGAATCCTAGCTAAGTGATGCTGTCCCAAACAGAGAAGATCTATAGTCACACAGAATCataagaaaggaaaacacaatgtcaTGAAGGGACTGAGAGACGCCCTGTGGCTACAGATTCAGAGGGAAGAATACAAACATCCTGGAGAGACATTTAAAGGTGTTCCACCCTCCCATTAATGCCTCGCTCAGTTGGCTAATTGTAAGTCCTAATCGTGACTAAGCATGTACATTTGCTAATGTTAAGTCAGTGCTAACAGGCAGTCAGTTGTGTCAGCTCGTGGCAGATCTGTTAGCAGGCCATGTTGGGTCGGCCCGGCTGGAGGCCAGGAAGCAGCAGAGTAATGACTGAACGATGCCGGGTTAATGTGTTAGCTAATGTCAGTTCACTAACTAACAAAGCTTGTGAGTGAAACACTAAAGGCTTTACAATAA
It includes:
- the slc26a1 gene encoding sulfate anion transporter 1, whose translation is MEEATKTTDTGPALPPLLERRVRQREPTVSVLKSKLKQSATCSVPRVRSTLTGFFPVVRWLPKYKLREYVWGDLMSGMIVGIILVPQAIAYCLLAGVEPIYGLYTSFYANIIYFLMGTSRHVSVGIFSLMSLMVGQVVDKELYLAGFDLNEDSKASVPDVFNATLGTNLTTGKPHSVELMGLQCEKECYAISIATALTFLAGIYQLLMAVFRLGFVSVYLSSPMLDGFATGASFTILTVQAKYLLGLKIPRHQGYGTVVITWINIFANIHRTNLCDLITSAICISILVAGKEIQERYKDRLKIPLPTELIVVAGATLASHFGELNSRYSSSVSGHIPTGFIPPQVPSFGLMQRVALDAIPLAVISFAFTVSLSEMFAKKNGYTVRPNQEMLAISLCNIVPSFFHCFTTSAALAKTMVKDSTGCQTQVSSLISALVVLLVLLFFAPFFYDLQKCVLACIIIVSLRGALRKFKDVPAKWRASKNDAIVWLVAMSATALISVELGLLVGVVFSMTCIIFKTQNPKVSLLGRAHDTDLYEDMDEYKDLTPPPRVQVFRFQAPLYYANKDSFLKSLYKAVGVEPFLEMTKRRKAEKKAKDISTKQTKANGDKNNGEVIIALVQRELDFHTIVLDCSAMPFIDSTGMATFKGLVKEYNEIKVSILLANCNTSVIDTLQRGQFFGKNDQEMSSMLFHTVHAAVLHANSTFAAAESRSEDSVV